AAGATCTGTTCGAATGTAGTTATCAAAATGATTACCATTGGTCCTTGCGATAGATGAGTCTACCCCAGACCTCTTGTCGCAAAGACCGTTAGGGAGTTAGAAACAAAGAGATGGTTTATTGAGAAAGACCAAGTTGAAGAACGCAACACCAGTTGTAAAAGTAACAAGAGTGGTCAAGGTAGAAATGGTAGTCAAGGTAACACCAGTAGTTAAAGTCTGATATCCAAAAGTGTTAAAAGCCTCATAAATACAACCCTATAAACACACTACATTGACTGTATTTGCTACAGTctgatataaaatattgtaaaaatcatgattttgacATCTTTATACTTCGAAGAACTTTAACTTGCTCTACCTTTGTTATTGCCATTGTCATTGTATTTAATGATTTGGGCAGCTACAATTCTACCACAAAATAATGCATATGCTCTGCTGATTTTGCTACGACTAATTGCCCGCCGCATGACCTGTCTTGGCTTGTTTTGATATACCTCAAATCATAAatcattcctatctttcgcgatgttgaccaacccgtaaaatccctgataagttcacggattagcataattagttgtgttgactaattaattacagcatgtgtgtatgagagatatatatccttgtaatggagtgtaaaataaataaagagtcacagaggctaggttaggttatataaaccatttattttatttattccgatcattcagagcatgaagaaagaagagaaaatgatagagaaaacagtgtgaaaaactcagaacttattgggtcgcctgtggttcTATCTTCTTTCAGGATTGGTCGTTTACCCACTGCCACGATCTGTGCGGTTGGATTTACAGTCTTCAGCATTGTCACTGCCTTCTCGCCGACTATAGTCACTTTCTCCGGTTTCAGGCTTTTCATTGGCTTCACGTCAACGGGCATCATTATAGCGACGGATCTTATAGGTAAAACCTCAAAACTATAGGTAGCACAGAGTCAGAAAACTAGCAGGAGAAGATTTTGTTGGAGGGAGTGATAATTGAATTACCGTTTAAATTTCATCGTCTACGATCGTGGATTTCTGGTGTTGTATTTGTAAGGGAAAGCGCgatgaaatgacaaaaaaggCTAACATACAGACGGCCGGTTGCTTGCCATAGACAAACACAGAGATGCAAAAAAGCTTTAAAGATTTTTAAATGATCAGTAATGTGTTAGCAATATATCTTTTCACGTCCCAGGGTACAAGATTTTCTGTTCAATGCCggtagatttgaaaaaaaaattctacaaGATCTAAATcacataacaatattttaaaatatatgctTAGCCTTTATGTTCAATTGATATCCAAACTGCAACCGAAATTCATATcgacatatgcaaattaaagtaaAGAACGGAGAAAGATAGGCCGGAGGGGTAAACTTTTTCAGGTACACTGATGTACCACCCTGACTTCATAGTAAAATATTTTAGTAGTGAAAATAATATCACTATTACAAAAGGAATTGCCTACTCTGACAGTTGTTGGCTTGTAACTATGATCAAGACGAATCAGACCAAGTCAAAACTTGAGAAGATTCATACTTTGCTGGTCTTGTACTTTTCAACAGGTACCGAACTCGTTGGGCCGTCAAAGCGACTCCTTGCCAATTTTGTTAGAAACTTTTCATTCGCCTTTGGTTACTTGTTCTTAGCTCTCTTGGCTTACTTCATTCGTTACTGGTGGGTGCTTCAACTCATTATGAGCCTGCTAAGTGTTCCTTTGTTAACGTTGTGGTGGTATGTATCTGTTGATTATCTCGTGATAAAATACGGGAAAGTTTGCCTAAGCACTAAAGAACATTTCTATAAATAAATtaaagaaacattttttgaagatTGCTGATTTGCTCGATTTTTCCATGCCCTGGATTTCgccaaaatttgcaaagtgcAAAGGATTTGCTGACTTTAAACGGACGAATGTTATGAAAGTTTAACTTATCTTACACTGAGCAGATGTGATTACACTATGTACTTTGTTTTGACACACAATTTAAACACAGCTAAAAGGGCTACCTCGTATAGAATAGCGATCGAGCACACCTCTTCAACATCAAATTCCttatataaatatttcaaacaggACAGCTTCAGAATCACCAAGATGGCTGTTGTCGAGTGGAAAAGTAAAGAAAGCAGAGAAAATCATCAGAAAAATGCAAAAGGCAAATGGTGCGCTGGTGCCAGAAAGTGTGTTTGAAGAAATAAAAGCAAATCCAGAAAAAGCGCAGAAGGTAAGTTGAGAGTCGgtcaaagacaaaataaaaattggtgtTTCCTCAAAAACTATAGAATTTCTTAGTAATGCATTGAGGCAAAAAAAAAAGTGTTTCTGGTCCTAAACATTCAGCAAAAATGATACGACAAcgcggttttcttttttctttattcctaacaatgctggtttggcactattaatgcaacagttattgtcttttatcaccgactgcataatacttccgttttctctttagcatttttggatattcaaacagggatatcaaagATAgttgtactgatgagtatgtaaccccccccccccccccaaaaaaaaagccataacgcgcaggttctgaaataaCGTGCGCATTGACCAGAAACGATTTGGGCGATGGAGGCTAACACTGACGAGCATTCTTTCCAAATGCTGGTTCTTCAACCACAGACACAACATGCAGCGATCGCCCTTTATGTTGTGGCGTATATGTAAACTCAATTTTCAGCTACATTCATGTAAATAATGAAGAGAAAGTGATAGACTTCACCATAGAATTTATACTTCATAAATTTTAGGAAGAAGAAACTGCGGTTGGAAAAGGCAACAGTTTGGATATATTTAGATATCCTTACATGAGAAAAAGAACAATGAACTTGTTCCTCGGCTGGTGAGTATCTGGGAATCCCTTTTCATTGAATTTAAGGACGTAGGGGTGTTTATCAAAACGCTGATTGCTTCAGAGAGAAAAATACACTTCACATTGTGCGTAAAGAGGTATCTGAGATGACGTTCATTTTCACCCTGGCGAAATTTGAAGGCTATAAACTTAGGTTTTCCACTGTAACATGAAAACCGACACATTACGAATATCGGCCTATGTACTTTAACATCGTCGTCTTTCTTACTGAATctagttgattttttttattttgcttatAACGCTactgttacaaaaaaaaatccagACAACACGAAAATTATTACGATAAAGAATTGTTgtttaattttgtcaacattCACACAGGTTTACTGTCAGCCTTGTGTACTATGGTCTGTCATTGAATACTTCAAATATCGGCGGTAATGATTATCTTAATGCAGCTATTTCTGCTGCGCTTGAGATCCCTGCCTACTTCGCTGGCTGGATAATACCGGACACAATGGTCGGACGGCGATGGTCCATGTGTGGCACCTTCGTCACTGGAGGCATTGCCTTAATAATTTCACTCTTCACCCCTTCTTGTAAGTCATTAGCTTACGTGTTCACACACTTGAGCTAATGTcgtagcaatgtctgtctgtctggatgtctgtctgtcagtgtgtgtgtgagtgtgtgtatgtgagtgtgtctgtctgtctgttgatcagatgttgatctgatagatatctaattgtcccatgaagcattgagcagtgccaAGTtgataaacagctcatttgcatattaaatgaagtttttatAATTAGTCTTTTACctccgagagtactgtgcgaaagttgatgaaacctgctacatataatgttgacagatatctgattgttctgtgaagtgtaccactatgtaatgaacctgttgcaAACCACGTGAgtacattcagttcacatctggttttcgTTTACTACTAGTACGGCATAATTTGTCGTTATCTCACAATGGCTTGCAAAACGAAAAACACCATAATAAAAAACCTCAAGTGATTGATGTACCTTGTTAGTTTTCTTGACTGATAACGTATTGTTTCaatgcaaaatgaaaatttgtagtGACTTCGTAtatttgttttgacaaaaagtgtCATCGGTGATATTTTCAAACTGATGTGTTGGTcttgaattttgtttctcaTTTCTATAAATTTTAAACAGGTGAAATGGTTTGGATTGGAATAACGCTTGCGATGATTGGTAAATTCTTCATTTCCATCGCTTATTCGATAAATTTTGTGTACACAGCAGAACTTTATCCAACTCCTCTGAGGTAAgaccattatttttgttcataaCTGTCGTATGTGATTACACTTACAATGAAGGCAAGGCGTCAATAATTGATAATTGGAatgtcaaaatatacatatctatGAACGCTACTCACATTTATGTTTTGAATGTGAGTCAAATTTGCTCGAAATGGTCCCTTTCGTTTGTTATTTAATCAAGGGCAACTGGTTGTAGCCTGTGTTTCATGTGGTCCCGAATTGGTGCAGTGCTGGCCCCTCTGGCGCTGTCACTGAGGGCGCTCTGGGAACCCTTGCCTAATGTTATCTTTGgggcattttcaattttgtctggCTTTTTGATGCTGCTGTTACCAGAAACAAAGAATGAGAAATTGCTTGAGACAACAGAAGAAGGCGAGGAATTTGGAAAGTAAGTTGATATTTAAGATCTTCAAAGGATTAGGCGGGATTAGTTGATAAATGTTTCCATTACTTTCGAAAGATGGCGCTCTGAAAGACAGACGAAAGTACGTGCAGTGTAAGAACATCTCCAGATCAGTCTAAGTATGAAGTAATTGATTCGGTTTGAATGATGTTAGCTTTAAGCAGACCACTAAACCTGTCAGCGGCGTATTAAGCCAGCGCTTCTCGTATTTCGTAGCCACTGGACATTGATAGATGAACGGTTGGCTTTGGTTCATCGACAGGAAAACGAGACGTAATGAAGTAACGGGTCGAAGTATTACAGTCGGAGAGCTAGTCGTCAGTAAGTCCATTGCTTCAACAGCTGACATTGGAACTCAAACCATTTAACGATCAACCTTGAAGTACATTGACTCTTTCGGCATGAATGTCATTTACTGTATGACTTGATACTCGTTGACAAAAggttcatatttttttctcaacttACAAAACGTCTCTTAATTTGGTTCATTTTACACCCGTGACCACTTAACTGTTGATTAAGgtagcgttcagttattatagcCGGGGGttggccggcaaattcttcctgcgcatcagtcaaaataagcgaactcccctacccattgcaccaaaaaattgatgacccccttttaagatgacaaaaacttTATGACCCCACCACATttcttgagtaaagctgcaaaCGCAAACAcctcagggggggggggtgatagAATCTAtaaaaaagattctcagattttttcaaatttcagtttttttcacaaagtttaatgttcaaatttccccttctgacttgctataattttgaaagtacCACTGGgtgaaaaccctataatacaggCCAATACAGGCACGTATTTTAGCCTGTATTTAGGGTGAATACATGTAAGGGCAATACACAGTAATACAGGAAACACAAATACAGACCCTGTATTTATgcctgtatttacctgtatatgcactcttacaaatacattgtaaatacaGGTAAATAAAGGTTAATACAGATTATAAATACAATCTGTATCAATCATGTATTTGCCATGAATTTGTCTGGTTTAAATCCATCTATATTCATTCCTGTATTTGGGATGTATTTCCATGGCTTGAATTTACCATGTATTATGCCTAGATTTGCCATGAATTTCTTAGCCTCAAAGGAACCTGAGTGAACCGttttgctaaatggcttgacgcATTGCTGAATTGAACATTGACAAGGCGTGTGTAGACTTATCTTGCCAAGAGCCTTGAGACAAAAAACGAACATATATAACATAAAAGTGATGACCGATTGTCAAACTGCTGAAAGCGAAACACAATCTGCCATTTTAGGAATCGAGCTACTTTCAGataaatggagctaatttcagATTAGCTCCATTTATCTGAGcaatttttattcacttttcttaTCATTTTTTCTTATCATCttaatcatttataatagtttctcttgtgtctctcctatttcgtacaaacctatccggaatttggcagctcacgccagattttcccagcgattgaatgcgtcacgtttaagtctgcgcagtagtgagttagtttctgccggattccgggtgaaactccgctgtatagcgttcactccactcatcgcgttcaccctactcatcgcgtccactcacgcgcgcgtttcacatgaaagcaaaatacaaatcattgcgttcactccactcaaacattcacaaatcacagacttgaaccaagtctaaggtTTATACTCtcatagtttttacatttttacagagcCGTTGTCGGTATTATGTATGATAAATGTAATGCCATAAAGACCATGCCACAATCTATTCActctgtcaaattatttcaccaTGTACTGAACGAATTTTGTCATTAAAAAACGAAGAGAATATATCTGTTTGGCAGGACAGGGATTCACTGGCAGTCCGGGGAAATTGTTAAACCAGGCACGATACACGTGAGTGTATGTCACAGTCCCGTGTGTATGGAGGTAAAAAGCGACCACGCtgatcaaaaatgttttaaggctctattggaaagaaaatacacatttccCAATACAGATTTGTATTCTATTGCTGTAATGTGTTTTATACTGTGTCAACCTCAGACCATATTTTGATATGCCTCTAGACATGCAGTCTGCACTGTGTGTAGAGTCCCTCCATCACTGATCTGTGCTCTGTGGGAAAAACACCTTGCCACCTAATTTACCATTCTCCCTATTATAATCAATGTATTGTTTTTTTCAACAGCTACCTGTTGGATAAGCGCCCGCTAATTGACTAATCTGTTGACACAAGTAGGTGTTTGACAAGCCCGCAGCCTCCGTACAGGCCCTGGCACTAACCACTTTTTGTCAGTGGGCtgaggccaaacaaaaaaaattgtgctgttccgataacccgacctgcgctattttacctgccgaccctaaactttttagagctacgtaaacacggaagtaaaagaaagacagaaaaaaatccataaaatcacgcattcgttacttggcatttgatttttgcttgaacacagatgaaatgttgtggccagtgtttgaccgccctgaacccctgaaaatgcatacaattcattttttgcCTAACCAACCAGGTCAACACCAACCCACAGCATAGACAACGGCAGGCTCACAACAGTGACCAACCGAACTTTATTAAAATGGCCCTGGCAAAAATGTCACCGGTCATGAGTTTGGTGCTATTACCCCAGCCTCACACCGTCCACTGTAAAGGCTAAAGTGACCCAAATCAACGCAATATACAAATTGTGGTTTCGACGTTGTTAGCACACGGCGGTTAGTTCGCACAatgaccctcgagggtctatggtccgCAGGGAGGTTTTGAAGCCACATGCACATCCACTTCATGCCAGGTTTGTTTGTCGGACCGTACGCTTGTTCAACTGCCTGTCTCAAGACTGAAAATTGGACATGTGCTGGACGCAATTCAGTTGATCATTTAATTGCCAAATTGCGGGTAAAAAACCCAGCGTTGTCAATGTGTACGGGATCTTaatattaccgtaaaaacccATATAATTCgaacacaaaaatgattatgattttaaattGTCGGATCGAATTTGAAAGGAAAtcaaaactgccgaaataaatGGTCGAATTAATAGACGAGACGATTGTGAAAGTTTAAATGaaacatgtttttatttgtagacTGCTTCAAAGGATGGGTGAATTTTTTGGTGCCTCGACATCGACAAATGGTCGTCATTCAGTAGTTCTATACTGTACGTCACAAATGAACAAGTTGTGTCGGCCCTTGAAAATAAAcagtaaatagaaaataaatagtAACTCGTGACAGGCAGGTAATATGAGATATATGAGACGTACAGTGCATTATCTACGTctatcaaataataataaaatgacatcaccgatcgtAAGAAACGCGATGTTGAAGAACATTTTAACAGTCTGAGAAGACCATGGCGACCATTTTCCTGTGAGTATTCTAAGTTTGAAAACTTGCGAAACCAACATCagaagacttcaactttttggCTGTGTTCTACctccatgaaggcgcgactttgcacaatttttaaatatccgatatttacaatctagtatcgaagtttgacatgtcgacgatttcgggactagtatcgatactagacgatactagaatgaccggagatttcaccacctcaagGTTCTGGCCAAGCCTGACTttaaaggactgactctagcatcgatactagacgatactagattcagtcaaatcgcaagtaaatatccgatatatatcggagatttcaccacctcacagttctggccaagcctGACTTCAAAGGAccgactctagcatcgatactagacgatactagattcagtcaaatcgcaagtaaatatccgatatatatcggagatttcaccatcttacagttctggccaagcccgacttccaaggactgactctagcaccgatactagacgatactagattcagtcaaatcgcaagtaaatatccgatatgtattggagatttcaccacgtCAAGGTTCTGGCCAAGCCGACTttaaaggactgactctagcatcgatactagacgatactagattccgtcaaatcgcaagtaaatatccgatatatatcggagatttcaccacctcacggtTCAATCTAAGTTCGATATTGTagagtctagtagccgtaaatatcggatatcatataaaagtgcaatgtcgcggtgtcctcgtGTTCTACGCATGTTGTAATGTCAGTCAAATTTCCTGAAAGTATCCGTTCGTGATCCGTACAGCGTAATTGTGCAAGCCGACGGCGATTTCCGAAAGATCATGATCGGTTCGTGGAAGCGTaaaaatatctctctctctctctctctctctctctctctctctctctctctctctctctctctctctctctgtctagCCGTTTCGATGTTTTGATTTGTCGACATTTATTTCGGGTTCGCAGTCACCACTGTATGTTGATGTTCATTTCCGATAACGGGTATGGTCTCTGTCGTCACTTTAGTGATTTATTACTGCCGTGCTCAATATCAGACACTTAGAACAGGAACAACGCTGGTAATATTGCGGCTTTAGTCTTGAAAGCCAGTAAAATTCGTAACTGATGACATGTCAAAGCATGGAGCAAGTTATCACCATTATAAGTGTATAAACTTAAACGCACGGGCAAGTTCACGTTGAATGGCAATATTAATTTTTACCGCTGAGAATGTGTACGACAGTAAGAATGAAACATgacggagcaatgataccgacttcagaaAAACAGCGTGATTTTTTTCATCGCAACAGCACGCAAGAGTGAGTTGTAGAAATATTACAACCTTGTAGGCTTGTTTGGTCCCCAAAACTAACAACAATATAACGTTGACTATCCTCTATGTAATCAAGACGCACCTGACGTCATTCGTGATTGTTTTACTGGAGGTCCACATATCTTTCTCTCACGACTTTGACTGACATGTATACCGGTACTTTGGTTGATAATGTAGTTGTGCTTTACTTTTGACCTGTACTATAACTGTGTAACATGACTTTTGCCTACGACTTTTGGATTACAGATGGGTGTGATTGCTATTAATTTGAATGCAAAACATTAGAATATTTGAAACTGGATATAACTAGCTTCACCGCACGAAAGTTATTGTCGGAACCAGGACAGTAGCATTGATCAAGCCCGGATTTTGCATGGTAGCTTTGGAAACAGGTGGTTCTTTCTCAGAAAACATGTGATGTATTACTTACTGCCCCCTTTGGGCTTAGACTTTCGCCGTCTCGCTCCTACACATCAACAAGATCATTCAGTTATGTGAATCTGTAAATTCATCAATTATATATTATACTCAACTACAGAATACAACACAAGGGTCGCAGTCACGGGTCGAAGGACGTCCAGGAAAAGACACCAGCGACGTGTATGTTGTGGACTTTTTATTGGTTTTTAGAACATATAAATACATCAGTTCATCTGACAGCTGTGTATCGTACGGTCGTACATCGAATCGACAAGTATATAGACTTCGAGGCTCTACGTTTTTCACTTTAAAGTTGCTattaaaaaacacaaagacatcGCGACTGAGTCCAACAGCGGCGCaagaaattttaatttctaGTTTCTGAATCGAATCCCGCGTCAAGTGGTCAAGAAATACTAACCTAGTCCTGCATATGAAGGCGAGGCTGTGTCCCGATGAGATTGCATAAATCATGAATGTATAGTTAATTTTCGCCCGACAGAAATCAGACATGTAGGCTAAACAATAGTTATCAATATATCTGAAAAgcgttcataaaaattgacataataagataaaatgtcaaaaaaagttctgttttttttttcaattgaacttATTTATCGCACTTGCTATAGTCTAGACACACATGCTTGTCTTGAAATCCATTTCTCTTTCACGCACAGACacttctccttgtctgtgcacATACATAGTAGACCGACCTGGTTGGGCGCTGTCGTActtacaaatacatttcttcGCCGCTTCGAAAAACATCTCGCCAACTTTCAACTTTGGGGCATGGGCTACGTCTTTGTAATGTTAAAGGAACTAATGACAGTAGGCTGGATATTATTTCGGTCAAATAAGAATATAATATAGTCGATAAaaattctttttatcaagcatgTGTCAAATATCTAATCACAGTCTAATCACAGttagactgtctatgatttcatCAACAGGGAAGGAAAATATTTCGATTTATTGACTAACATAACGAGAAtgaacgttttatttttctgaaaagtaAACTCGTCTTTCCCTGACATCTCCGTTCCGTGAGGGAATACTCAGTCCTCAGTCAGTATGAAGGTCTTAGCCGCCTCCGTATTACTCACTCAGGCCATGGAATTAGAATAGCTCTTACCGTGGAGGTAGTACCTCCATGCTCTTACTAATTCCGTACTCAGGCCGAAACGTGGTTGTTTTGCCAAAGATCTCGTCAGCTTTCCGGCTTATTGCATGGGACACGTCCGTATGCGTTCGCAAGGAACCCGCCACAGTaatttaggatactatatcggTCAAATTAACACAgcatattgaagatgaaaatatttttatcgatTGACTCAAACAGCTAGAACGAGTCAGTGAATCTGTAAATAGACGGACGGGATAGgcacagtggatagagggactgtggcacAGGCAAGTCTGTATATAAAAAATGATCCCCCTAGCCTGCAGCTGCTCTTCGTAGATGAATTCGAACCTGTCTCTTAATTAATCTGGTGAATCACAAATATATGGTGCattgtgtaatattttttgTCTAACAAGAGtgacagaaattgcattttgtcataattgaacattaataataataacttctaagcaaattcttcctgtgaaTATTTGAGCACTTAGGGGGTCGTAAACAGTAAAGCGCCACCTTGATGACTTTGCTGTACCTGTTAAAGTTGTACCTGGTCCCTGGAGTGGGTTGTCATGCAGTTACGAGCCGTCCAGTTCGACAAGCAACACGTTTTATTCAAGTTATTCTCCGTTCAACCCCAGTTTAACCATGACGAAACTACACAACCCATTTTCGAAACTTGGACGGAAGAGAGCAAACTTTTCAACAACAGCGACATGTCGCCAAGTACCTAAATCGCCGCTatcatagttatacaacatcAGCTGGACAGTCGTTGTCTAATCCAGGTATGTATCGTTGTTCTCTCAACTTGTCCCAGTGTTTTCGATACTTTTTCTTGTATACCTCTTTATAGAAATATCTTTATAAGGTACAAGTATCTaacattttaatatgttttCATTCACCAATAGTCCTGACTGTTGCAAATGTACACCAATTCCTAGCTCTCCGTTCCAAAGCCCTTTATAAAGGCTTTATGCTAATTTGACCTTTTCATGCCATGCCCTGCATCAGACCCAGGGAAGAGTGTAAATGCCTTGCAGACATATGTACACGCATAAGCCCTAAAATGACAAAGTAACAGGAATGGTTTACGTTCTACCGTTCGTTAAATCCCGACTCGAAAAGGTCAGGGATCGTAAAAACTGAAGTCTTGAGAAGACTAggcgtttctgtcttttgttttcctctCAAAGTGCAGTCATTGTATAAATATGTTGCGAGGATTTTGGATTAATATGACCAGACTCTTAATTCTTACATCTCAAAATTTATGTTCCATGTATTGTGATTTCATGATGGGAAGAGCCCTATTCAATTTTGGGGGTCGTTTTGGTAGCATTCTTAGAGGCATATGCATCTCCATTCACTCAGTTGCCATTCAGCGATGGCCACTACTATAATTAAttacattgttatgcaaataagccaTTTTGCTATCAGTAATTCCTTGGGAGCAGACTTTTCACACCTGACCAAACCTTTCCGAACTTCTAAAAATTTGGGTTTCCTTTCAGTGACAAGAAAGTCAAGCTGATGCTTTAGCGCTGAAAGATTCACACAATTCCTTGAGCCAATGTTAATGCAGTATTGTTTTATAGCAAATAATAACATCTTTTTCAGCAATGTTAAAAAGCTGAAAATGAAGAATCAAGAgataaaaatatcacacaattttCATAGATAAATTGCgaacacaaatataaataaCACTGTTATTCAATAACGCAGTGACCCTTatcttttatttattcatttactgcCTCTGTGATTAGTTACCCTTTTTACTAAtctgttttcaatttattttgtcttgCAGGCCATGAAGACGAATCATCGTGTGCTTCTGAATGACGACAACATGACTCTTGACGGGTTTACTCCTGAACTGATGTAAGATGAAAAAGAGGAGGGTGTATTTGTCATCTTGAGGTCTCCTGCTTGAAGAGCAAACCCATTGAATGAACTTTCATGTACATTAGATGCCTGTCTAAAagaaaaagtgtattttaaaattctaaGAGGAAGGAGTCATTCTACTCATTGCAtctgaaaacagtgagaaatACGCAGCAGATCTCATCTTATCAACGCATTATGATAACCCAGATTTCACTACCATTGTTGACTCAATTTTTTCAAACGCTGATTATCTCTTGGCCCTCCACCTGTCCCTCCATAGTTAACATATCTTAAAACAACTTGTTGTGAACTTTGTTATACATGAAATTTTCTCTTAATCCACTTGTtcatttgctttgaaatttagtaggCAGGTTCCTGAAGCCAAAACAACCGAGTaagattttatcaaattatggtgaagttTGCATGTAATTGTATTTTGGTGGCAATTTTAGCCCttttaatgaaacaaatatcTTCTGAGAAACTGCAACTCAACTTAttcctttgaaattttgcacTCAGGTTGCCACTGGTGATCTGAGTAAGTTGTCTTCTGATATATGTTTATCCCCATTGATGAGTTGTAATGCATGCCAATATCACAAAGGGGCTCTGTTAGCCGCAACATAGCTTGTTTTCTTTCCAAACAAAAAAGAACATGTGCTATACCCGCGATTAGAGAATTTCCCAAAGACCAGTGGAGTAATTCAAATATCTGTGCAACATGCAACTGTTCTGAAATATTGTTTACAGTT
This genomic window from Ptychodera flava strain L36383 chromosome 10, AS_Pfla_20210202, whole genome shotgun sequence contains:
- the LOC139142954 gene encoding solute carrier family 22 member 21-like is translated as MLKHDHECQKHKASAVTLQQRKCRKRLATATVHNPEYNNTVRELETKRWFIEKDQVEERNTSCKSNKSGQGRNGSQEHEERRENDRENSVKNSELIGSPVVLSSFRIGRLPTATICAVGFTVFSIVTAFSPTIVTFSGFRLFIGFTSTGIIIATDLIGTELVGPSKRLLANFVRNFSFAFGYLFLALLAYFIRYWWVLQLIMSLLSVPLLTLWWTASESPRWLLSSGKVKKAEKIIRKMQKANGALVPESVFEEIKANPEKAQKEEETAVGKGNSLDIFRYPYMRKRTMNLFLGWFTVSLVYYGLSLNTSNIGGNDYLNAAISAALEIPAYFAGWIIPDTMVGRRWSMCGTFVTGGIALIISLFTPSCEMVWIGITLAMIGKFFISIAYSINFVYTAELYPTPLRNKE